Proteins encoded in a region of the Streptomyces sp. NBC_01298 genome:
- a CDS encoding tyrosine-protein phosphatase, whose translation MTQPIPQSPHEEPALTGVRNFRDVGGLPTTDGRRVKSGRLFRSGHLAHATESDAQFLGSLGLHTVFDFRNGADHALEGPDVELPGVRNVGIPLSDPAAGGEFWKMVREGELAQLRELLGEGRAAARMSGSYRQMIRARTAEHSRVVHALAEDSVPALMHCAAGKDRAGLSIAVTLLALGVEREAILADYLESNAPHNRYRVRRGSDAPEARAPEVMELLAPLFDARAPYLTTAFDTIDEEWGGVERYLAEGLGLAPETLGRLRDRLLD comes from the coding sequence GTGACCCAGCCGATACCCCAGAGTCCGCACGAGGAGCCGGCGCTGACCGGAGTGCGCAACTTCCGCGACGTGGGCGGGTTGCCGACCACGGACGGCCGGAGGGTCAAGTCGGGACGACTGTTCCGAAGCGGACATCTAGCGCATGCCACCGAAAGCGACGCGCAGTTCCTCGGGTCGCTCGGGCTGCACACCGTCTTCGACTTCCGCAACGGAGCCGACCACGCGCTGGAGGGTCCGGACGTGGAGCTGCCCGGGGTGCGCAACGTCGGCATTCCGCTTTCGGATCCGGCCGCCGGCGGGGAGTTCTGGAAGATGGTCCGCGAAGGGGAGCTGGCGCAGCTCCGCGAGCTCCTGGGCGAGGGCAGGGCCGCCGCGCGGATGTCCGGTTCGTACCGGCAGATGATCCGTGCCCGTACCGCCGAGCACAGCCGGGTGGTGCACGCGCTCGCCGAGGACAGCGTCCCGGCCCTCATGCACTGCGCCGCCGGGAAGGACCGGGCCGGCCTGTCGATCGCCGTCACCCTGCTCGCGCTGGGCGTGGAGCGGGAGGCGATCCTCGCGGACTACCTGGAGTCGAACGCCCCGCACAACCGCTACCGGGTCCGCCGGGGCAGCGACGCGCCCGAGGCCCGCGCCCCCGAGGTGATGGAGCTGCTCGCCCCGCTCTTCGACGCCCGCGCCCCGTATCTGACCACGGCCTTCGACACCATCGACGAGGAGTGGGGCGGTGTGGAGCGCTACCTGGCCGAGGGCCTCGGGCTCGCGCCCGAGACCCTCGGCAGGCTCCGCGACCGGCTGCTGGACTGA
- a CDS encoding winged helix DNA-binding domain-containing protein yields the protein MKVSARELNRSTLARQLLLRREVMGVGDAVRRVVALQAQHAASPYLALWNRLAGFDPADLDAAFTGREVLKSTLMRLTLHAVHARDYPVFREAVQPSVRAARLGTRFTDSGLTAEDADLLVPELLDFADRPRTTAECEAWLGHRLGAAPRPGAWWGLRQYAPLLHAPTAAPWSFGERPSYVAPPSRPRTVPADPEAAEESLRTLVLRYLEGFGPASAADVAQFSLVPRSRVRQALRALEPAGGLVRLTGPDGEELFDVQGAPIPEEDTPAPPRLMAMWDSVLLAYADRSRIVPPAYRKLVARMNGDTLATLLVDGHVAGVWRPSGAGIEATAFHPLPEEVWEALAGEARALTAFLADREPEVYRRYGHWWNKLPSAETRLLA from the coding sequence ATGAAGGTCAGCGCAAGGGAGCTCAACCGCTCCACCCTCGCACGGCAGTTGCTGCTGCGGCGCGAGGTGATGGGCGTCGGCGACGCGGTCCGCAGGGTGGTCGCCCTGCAGGCGCAGCACGCGGCCTCGCCCTACCTCGCGCTGTGGAACCGGCTCGCCGGTTTCGACCCGGCGGACCTCGACGCGGCCTTCACGGGGCGCGAGGTCCTCAAGTCGACGCTGATGCGGCTGACCCTGCACGCCGTGCACGCGCGGGACTACCCGGTCTTCCGGGAGGCCGTGCAGCCGTCCGTACGGGCCGCCCGGCTCGGGACCCGCTTCACGGACTCGGGGCTGACGGCCGAGGACGCCGACCTCCTCGTGCCGGAACTGCTGGACTTCGCCGACCGGCCCCGTACGACGGCGGAGTGCGAGGCCTGGCTCGGACACCGGCTGGGGGCCGCGCCGCGGCCAGGAGCGTGGTGGGGGCTGCGGCAGTACGCACCGCTGCTGCACGCGCCCACCGCCGCGCCGTGGTCGTTCGGGGAGCGTCCGTCGTACGTCGCACCCCCGAGCCGGCCGCGCACCGTACCGGCGGACCCGGAGGCGGCGGAGGAGTCCCTGCGGACGCTGGTCCTGCGCTACCTGGAGGGGTTCGGGCCGGCGTCGGCGGCGGACGTGGCGCAGTTCTCCCTGGTCCCGCGGTCCAGGGTCCGCCAGGCCCTGCGCGCGCTGGAGCCGGCCGGCGGGCTCGTCCGGCTGACGGGGCCGGACGGCGAGGAGCTGTTCGACGTCCAGGGCGCGCCGATTCCGGAGGAGGACACACCGGCGCCGCCCCGGCTGATGGCCATGTGGGACAGCGTGCTGCTGGCCTACGCCGACCGGAGCCGCATCGTTCCGCCGGCGTACCGCAAGCTCGTCGCGCGGATGAACGGCGACACCCTGGCGACCCTGCTGGTCGACGGCCACGTCGCCGGCGTGTGGCGGCCGTCCGGCGCCGGCATCGAGGCCACCGCCTTCCACCCGCTGCCGGAGGAGGTCTGGGAGGCCCTCGCCGGCGAGGCCCGGGCGCTGACGGCCTTCCTGGCCGACCGCGAACCGGAGGTCTACCGGCGGTACGGCCACTGGTGGAACAAACTACCGAGCGCCGAGACCCGGCTGCTCGCCTGA
- a CDS encoding aspartate aminotransferase family protein: MTGFDLGALLAERGGERYELHARHLNHQLPRMLHTIGFDKVYVRAEGAHFWDAEGNDYLDMLAGFGVMGLGRHHPVVRRALHDVLDAQLADLTRFDCQPLPGLLAEKLLSHSPHLDRVFFGNSGTEAVETALKFARYATGRPRVLYCDHAFHGLTTGSLSVNGEAGFREGFAPLLPDTAIALGDLDALERELKKGDVAALVVEPIQGKGVLAAPPGFLLAAQELLHRREALLIADEVQTGLGRTGDFYAYQHEPGVEPDLVCVAKALSGGYVPVGATLGKDWIFKKVYSSMDRVLVHSASFGSNAQAMAAGLAVLSVMEDEQVVARARAMGDLLRGRLAALVDEYELLHEVRGRGLMIGIEFGRPSSLGLRSRWTMLQAARKGLFAQMVVVPLLQKHRILTQVSGDHLEVIKLIPPLIVDEADVDRFVGAFRAVMDEAHGGGALMWDFGRTLVKQAVANR; this comes from the coding sequence ATGACCGGCTTCGATCTCGGCGCCCTGCTGGCCGAGCGGGGTGGCGAGCGGTACGAACTGCACGCCCGCCACCTCAACCACCAGCTGCCCCGAATGCTGCACACCATCGGGTTCGACAAGGTGTACGTGCGCGCCGAGGGAGCCCACTTCTGGGATGCCGAGGGCAACGACTACCTCGACATGCTGGCGGGCTTCGGAGTGATGGGCCTGGGCCGCCACCACCCGGTGGTCCGGCGCGCCCTGCACGACGTGCTGGACGCCCAGCTCGCCGACCTCACCCGCTTCGACTGCCAGCCGCTGCCCGGGCTGCTGGCCGAGAAGCTGCTCTCCCACAGTCCGCACCTGGACCGGGTCTTCTTCGGCAACAGCGGCACGGAAGCGGTGGAGACCGCCCTGAAGTTCGCCCGGTACGCCACCGGGCGCCCCAGGGTCCTCTACTGCGACCACGCCTTCCACGGGCTCACCACGGGCTCGCTCTCGGTCAACGGCGAGGCCGGCTTCCGCGAGGGGTTCGCGCCGCTGCTGCCGGACACCGCGATCGCGCTCGGGGACCTGGACGCGCTGGAGCGGGAGCTGAAGAAGGGGGACGTGGCGGCCCTCGTCGTCGAGCCGATCCAGGGCAAGGGGGTGCTCGCCGCGCCGCCCGGCTTCCTGCTCGCCGCGCAGGAGCTCCTGCACCGGCGGGAGGCGCTGCTGATCGCGGACGAGGTGCAGACCGGCCTCGGACGGACCGGCGACTTCTACGCCTACCAGCACGAGCCCGGAGTCGAACCGGACCTGGTCTGCGTGGCCAAGGCCCTCTCCGGCGGCTACGTGCCGGTCGGCGCGACCCTGGGCAAGGACTGGATCTTCAAGAAGGTCTACTCATCCATGGACCGGGTGCTCGTCCACTCCGCCAGCTTCGGCTCCAACGCGCAGGCGATGGCGGCCGGGCTCGCCGTCCTCTCCGTCATGGAGGACGAACAGGTGGTGGCCCGGGCCCGCGCGATGGGCGACCTGCTGCGCGGGCGGCTCGCCGCGCTCGTGGACGAGTACGAACTCCTCCACGAGGTACGGGGACGCGGGCTGATGATCGGCATCGAGTTCGGCCGGCCGTCCTCGCTGGGCCTGCGGAGCCGCTGGACCATGCTGCAGGCGGCGCGCAAGGGGCTGTTCGCGCAGATGGTCGTGGTGCCCCTGCTGCAGAAGCACCGGATCCTCACGCAGGTCTCCGGGGATCACCTGGAAGTGATCAAACTGATCCCGCCGCTGATCGTGGACGAGGCGGACGTCGACCGGTTCGTCGGCGCCTTCCGGGCGGTCATGGACGAGGCCCACGGCGGCGGCGCGCTGATGTGGGACTTCGGCCGGACGCTGGTGAAGCAGGCCGTCGCCAACCGCTGA
- a CDS encoding LysM peptidoglycan-binding domain-containing M23 family metallopeptidase, giving the protein MHGTGKRRRPKSRSISRGFAAAGTGGAALALPLLGATGAHAAGVPAAAPAVAPALAAQVPASLQAAPAAAQSAPTVYTVVPGDYLSKIAERQHLTGGWEQLYADNLEAVGTDPSLIHPGLELTLGAKGAAPAATADSAPAETPKPAKKSASFGSSTSGDSSDSSDGAGSSDEAAAPQDAAPEAPAEQQGGSTSTGFVAPVGGGTSTAYKTAGSMWSSGYHTGVDFSASTGTTVKAVGAGTVVSAGWGGAYGNEVVVRHADGKYSQYAHLSQLSVSSGQSVTAGQTLGLSGATGNVTGPHLHFEIRTGPSYGSDIDPMAYLRSKGVSI; this is encoded by the coding sequence ATGCACGGAACGGGTAAGCGCCGCCGTCCCAAGTCCCGCTCGATATCCCGCGGATTCGCCGCCGCCGGCACCGGTGGCGCGGCCCTCGCGCTGCCGCTGCTCGGGGCCACCGGCGCCCACGCCGCGGGCGTCCCGGCCGCGGCGCCCGCCGTCGCTCCGGCCCTGGCCGCGCAGGTGCCCGCCTCGCTCCAGGCCGCCCCGGCCGCCGCGCAGAGCGCCCCCACGGTCTACACCGTGGTGCCGGGCGACTACCTTTCCAAGATCGCCGAGCGCCAGCACCTCACCGGTGGCTGGGAGCAGCTCTACGCGGACAACCTCGAGGCCGTCGGCACCGACCCGTCGCTGATCCACCCGGGCCTGGAGCTCACGCTCGGCGCGAAGGGCGCGGCTCCGGCCGCGACCGCCGACTCCGCGCCGGCCGAAACGCCGAAGCCGGCCAAGAAGTCCGCTTCGTTCGGTTCTTCCACTTCTGGCGATTCGTCGGATTCCTCCGACGGGGCGGGTTCCTCCGACGAGGCGGCCGCTCCCCAGGACGCCGCCCCCGAGGCTCCCGCCGAGCAGCAGGGCGGTTCCACGTCCACCGGCTTCGTCGCCCCGGTCGGCGGCGGCACCTCCACCGCGTACAAGACCGCCGGCTCCATGTGGTCCAGCGGCTACCACACCGGTGTGGACTTCTCCGCGAGCACCGGCACCACCGTCAAGGCGGTCGGCGCGGGCACCGTGGTCTCGGCCGGCTGGGGCGGCGCGTACGGCAACGAGGTCGTCGTCCGGCACGCCGACGGCAAGTACAGCCAGTACGCGCACCTCTCCCAGCTCTCCGTCTCGTCCGGCCAGAGCGTCACCGCCGGGCAGACCCTCGGCCTCTCCGGCGCCACGGGCAACGTGACCGGCCCGCACCTGCACTTCGAGATCCGCACCGGGCCCTCGTACGGCTCGGACATCGACCCAATGGCCTACCTGCGGTCCAAGGGCGTCAGCATCTGA